The following proteins are co-located in the Chlorocebus sabaeus isolate Y175 chromosome 21, mChlSab1.0.hap1, whole genome shotgun sequence genome:
- the LUC7L2 gene encoding putative RNA-binding protein Luc7-like 2 isoform X5: MDLGECLKVHDLALRADYEIASKEQDFFFELDAMDHLQSFIADCDRRTEVAKKRLAETQEEISAEVAAKAERVHELNEEIGKLLAKVEQLGAEGNVEESQKVMDEVEKARAKKREAEEVYRNSMPASSFQQQKLRVCEVCSAYLGLHDNDRRLADHFGGKLHLGFIEIREKLEELKRVVAEKQEKRNQERLKRREEREREEREKLRRSRSHSKNPKRSRSREHRRHRSRSMSRERKRRTRSKSREKRHRHRSRSSSRSRSRSHQRSRHSSRDRSRERSKRRSSKERFRDQDLASCDRDRSSRDRSPRDRDRKDKKRSYESANGRSEDRRSSEEREAGEI, from the exons atggatcttggagaatgtcTGAAAGTCCATGACCTGGCTTTAAGAGCGGATTATGAAATTGCATCCAAAGAACAAGATTTTTTCTTTGAACTTGAT GCCATGGATCATCTGCAGTCATTCATTGCAGATTGTGATCGTAGAACAGAAGTGGCCAAGAAAAGATTAGCAGAAACTCAAGAAGAGATTAGTGCTGAAGTAGCAGCAAAG gcaGAACGTGTTCATGagttaaatgaagaaattggTAAATTGTTAGCCAAGGTGGAACAACTAGGAGCTGAAGGGAATGTGGAAGAATCCCAGAAAGTAATGGATGAAGTAGAGAAAGCACgggcaaagaaaagagaagcagag GAAGTTTATCGGAATTCTATGCCagcttccagttttcaacagcaGAAACTTCGAGTCTGTGAAGTCTGCTCTGCCTATTTAGGACTTCATGATAATGACAGACGACTGGCTGATCATTTTGGGGGTAAACTACACCTGGGATTTATTGAAATAAGAGAGAAGCTTGAAGAATTAAAG AGAGTCGTAGCTGAGAAGCAGGAGAAAAGAAACCAGGAACGGCTGAAacgaagagaagaaagagaaagagaagaaagggagaagctGAGGAG GTCCCGATCACACAGCAAGAATCCGAAAAG ATCCAGGTCCAGAGAGCATCGCAGACATCGATCTCGCTCCATGTCACGTGAACGCAAGAGGAGAACTCGATCCAAATCTCGGGAGAAACGCCATCGCCACAGGTCCCGCTCCAGCAGCCGTAGCCGCAGCCGTAGCCACCAGAGAAGTCGGCACAGTTCTAGAGATAGGAGCAGAGAACGATCCAAGAGGAG atCCTCAAAAGAAAGATTCAGAGACCAAGACTTAGCATCATGTGACAGAGACAGGAGTTCAAGAGACAGATCACCTCGTGACAGAGATCGGAAAGATAAGAAGCGGTCCTATGAGAGTGCTAATGGCAGATCAGAAGACAGGAGGAGCTCTGAAGAGCGCGAAGCAGGGGAGATCTAA